A DNA window from Streptomyces parvus contains the following coding sequences:
- the proP gene encoding glycine betaine/L-proline transporter ProP, with product MAAPDPQQAADPAAVKRHPALFRAIRKRQNPRLRRTDITVTDDAAVKRAVKAASLGNAMEWFDFGIYSYLAVTIGHVFFPSGNDTTQLLSSFATFAVAFLVRPLGGMFFGPMGDKVGRKKVLALTMILMAVGTFAIGLIPSHDTIGVWAAVLLIFFRMLQGFSTGGEYGGASTFIAEYAPDKRRGFFGSFLEFGTLAGYVGAAGLVTALYALLDDAQMEAWGWRIPFLVAGPLGLVGLYLRLKLDETPAFQKLEGGTAHASEAADGVEATAKGDLAKIFRQYWPTLILCICLVGAYNITDYMLLSYMPTYLSDELGYSETHGLLILLAVMVFLMLIISQVGKLSDRFGRKPLLMTGMLGFLFLSLPAFLLIRVDGILPITIGMLMLGLSLVCMLGTMSAALPALFPTNVRYGSLSVGYNLSASIFGGTTPLVITALISWTGSNLMPAYYAMAAALIGVIAVACMKETAQKPLIGSPPSVETDEEAAELVQAQAPDPKF from the coding sequence ATGGCGGCCCCCGACCCCCAGCAGGCGGCCGACCCAGCAGCGGTCAAACGCCACCCCGCGCTCTTCCGGGCCATCCGGAAGCGCCAGAATCCGCGGCTGCGCCGGACGGACATCACGGTCACGGACGACGCCGCGGTGAAGCGGGCCGTGAAGGCTGCCTCCCTGGGCAACGCCATGGAGTGGTTCGACTTCGGGATCTACTCCTACCTGGCCGTGACCATCGGCCACGTCTTCTTCCCGTCCGGGAACGACACCACCCAGCTGCTCTCCTCCTTCGCGACCTTCGCGGTGGCCTTCCTCGTACGGCCGCTCGGCGGGATGTTCTTCGGCCCGATGGGAGACAAGGTCGGCCGCAAGAAGGTCCTCGCGCTGACGATGATCCTGATGGCGGTCGGCACGTTCGCGATCGGCCTCATCCCCTCGCACGACACGATCGGCGTCTGGGCCGCGGTCCTGCTGATCTTCTTCCGGATGCTCCAGGGCTTCTCGACGGGCGGTGAGTACGGCGGCGCGTCGACGTTCATCGCGGAGTACGCCCCCGACAAGCGGCGCGGCTTCTTCGGCAGCTTCCTGGAGTTCGGCACCCTGGCCGGCTACGTCGGCGCGGCGGGCCTCGTCACGGCCCTGTACGCCCTGCTGGACGACGCCCAGATGGAGGCCTGGGGGTGGAGGATCCCGTTCCTCGTCGCGGGACCGCTGGGGCTGGTCGGTCTCTACCTCCGACTGAAGCTGGACGAGACCCCGGCCTTCCAGAAGCTGGAGGGCGGCACCGCGCACGCGAGCGAGGCGGCGGACGGCGTCGAGGCCACGGCCAAGGGCGACCTGGCGAAGATCTTCCGCCAGTACTGGCCGACGCTGATCCTCTGCATCTGCCTGGTCGGCGCGTACAACATCACCGACTACATGCTGCTGTCGTACATGCCGACGTACCTCTCCGACGAGCTGGGCTACAGCGAGACGCACGGGCTGCTGATCCTGCTGGCGGTGATGGTGTTCCTGATGCTGATCATCAGCCAGGTCGGCAAGCTCTCCGACCGCTTCGGCCGCAAGCCGCTGCTGATGACCGGGATGCTGGGCTTCCTCTTCCTCTCCCTCCCCGCCTTCCTCCTCATCCGGGTCGACGGCATCCTCCCGATCACGATCGGCATGCTGATGCTGGGCCTCTCGCTGGTCTGCATGCTCGGCACGATGTCGGCGGCGCTCCCCGCGCTGTTCCCGACGAACGTCCGCTACGGCTCCCTGTCGGTCGGCTACAACCTCTCCGCGTCGATCTTCGGCGGCACGACCCCGCTGGTGATCACGGCCCTGATCAGCTGGACCGGCTCCAACCTGATGCCGGCGTACTACGCGATGGCGGCGGCCCTGATCGGCGTGATCGCGGTGGC